TTACGACGTGCGCGAGTGGCACGACGGATGCGAGATGCTTTCTTATCCATAGCGTTACCTTACTTCTTCTTAGCTTCTTTAGTACGCACATTTTCATCTGCGTAACGAACACCTTTACCTTTATAAGGTTCAGGTTCACGGTAAGAACGAATATCCGAAGCAACTTGACCAACTAATTCCTTAGAACAACCAGAAATTACGATGTCAGTTTGAGTTGGACACTCAGCCTTAATACCTGCTGGCAATTCATGCTCAACAGGGTGCGAGAAGCCTAGAGTTAGAGCTACAGCGTTGCCTTTAACAGCAGCACGGTAACCAACACCTTTAAGAACTAATTTCTTAGAGAAGCCTTCAGTAACGCCGATAACCATGTTGTTAACTAGTGCACGAGCAGTACCTGCTTGTGCCCAAGCGTTTGCAACACCTTCGCGTGGACCGAAAGTTAGGTGGTTTTCTTCTTGAGCAATAACAACAGCGTTGTTGAATGCACGAGTCAATTCACCTTTAGCACCTTTTACAGTGATCTCTTGGCCGTTTAATTTCACCTCTACGCCAGCTGGAATAGCGACAGGTGCTTTAGCAACACGAGACATATCCTACTCCTTAAATTAAGCTACGTAGCAAATGATTTCACCGCCAAGACCCGCTTTGCGAGCTGCACGGTCTGACATCAGACCCTTGGAAGTGGAAACAACAGCAACACCCAGACCGCCCATCACTGATGGTAGCTCGTCTTTTTTCTTGTAGACGCGCAGACCAGGACGTGAAACACGTTGGATTTGCTCGATTACTGGTTTCGCTTGGAAGTACTTAAGAGTAACTTCTAGCTCAGGTTTTGCTTCGCTGTTTACAGCGAAGTCAACGATGTAACCTTCAGCTTTAAGTAGTGCAGCAATTGCAACTTTAAGCTTTGAAGAAGGCATTTTAACAGCAACTTTGTTTGCTGCCTGACCGTTACGAATACGGGTCAGCATATCCGAAATCGGATCTTGCATGCTCATAAACTTTACTCCAAATGATTAAGTGGCAATTACCAGCTAGCCTTACGAAGTCCAGGAATCTCGCCTTTCATGCAAGCTTCACGAACTTTGATACGGCTCAGACCGAATTTACGTAGGTAACCGTGTGGACGACCAGTTTGGTTACAACGGTTGCGCTGACGTGATGCACTTGAATCACGTGGAAGAGCTTGCAGTTTAAGAACTGCTGCCCAACGTTCTTCTTCAGATGCGTTTACATCGCTGATTGTTGCTTTTAGCGCTGCACGCTTTTCAGCATACTTAGCTACTAGCTTCGCACGTTTATCTTCACGTGCCTTCATTGATTGTTTAGCCATAACAGTAACCCTTCACCTTACTTACGGAATGGGAAGTTAAAGGCAGCCAGCAGAGCACGGCCTTCCTCATCGGTGCTTGCAGTAGTCGTGATAGTGATATCAAGACCGCGCACGCGATCGACTTTATCGTAGTCGATTTCCGGGAAGATGATTTGCTCGCGAACGCCCATGCTGTAGTTACCGCGTCCATCAAAAGATTTTGCGCTAACACCGCGGAAGTCACGTACACGTGGAAGTGCAATCGAGATTAAACGCTCGAAGAAATCCCACATGCGTTCGCCACGCAAGGTTACTTTACAACCAATTGGGTAGCCTTCACGAATTTTGAAACCTGCAACAGATTTACGAGCTTTAGTGATCAGTGGTTTTTGACCAGAGATCGTAGCCATATCAGCTGCTGCGTTTTCTAATAGTTTCTTATCGTTGATTGCTTCACCAACGCCCATATTGAGGGTGATTTTCTCAATTCTAGGGACTTGCATGACGCTTGTGTAGCTGAACTGTTTGGTCAGATCAGCGACTACAGACGACTTGTAGTAATCATGCAGTTTCGCCATAGTAGAACTCCAAATTACTTAATTGTTTCGCCGTTTGACTTGAAGAAACGCACTTTTTTGCCTTCTTCAAAACGGAAACCGATACGGTCCGCTTTACCAGTAGCTGCGTTAAAGATAGCCACGTTAGATGCATCAATCGCTGCTTCTTGCTCAACGATACCACCTTGAGTACCAAGAGCTGGAACAGGTTTTTGATGTTTCTTAACTAGGTTGATACCTTCAACGATAACTTTACCAGTTGTTAGGACCTTAGTTACTTTACCTTTCTTGCCTTTGTCTTTACCAGCAAGAACGATTACTTCGTCGTTACGACGGATTTTAGCTGCCATTGTTTGCCGCTCCTTACAGAACTTCTGGAGCCAGTGATACAATCTTCATGAATTTCGCATTACGAAGTTCACGAGTCACTGGACCAAAGATACGTGTACCGATTGGTTGCTCAGTGTTGTTATTCAACAATACGCAAGCATTACGGTCGAAGCGAATGACAGAACCGTCCTGACGACGTACGCCTTTACGGGTGCGCACTACAACCGCCTTCATTACATCACCTTTTTTAACTTTACCGCGAGGAATTGCTTCCTTAACAGTAACTTTAATGATGTCGCCCACATGAGCGTAACGGCGGTGAGAGCCACCCAGAACCTTAATACACATTACGCTGCGAGCGCCTGAGTTATCAGCTGCGTCCAGCATACTTTGCATTTGGATCATGTTAGTGCTCCGCTAAATATAAAAAAACTAGACCCTCTCGGGTCGGGCTGCCTCTTTAAAAGGGACGCGAATTGTACCACCCTTTTTTTAGAAAGGGTAGTCAAAAAACAAGCGGCTCCAAAAAATTCCGGAGCCGCTTTTGTTTTTAGAAAAGGAAAATTAGATTTTCGCTTTTTCCAAAACTTTTACCAATGTCCAAGATTTAGTCTTAGACAGTGGACGACACTCTTGAATTTCAACTACGTCGCCTTGGCCACATTCGTTGTTTTCGTCGTGTGCGTGCAGTTTAGTCGTACGTTTAACGAACTTGCCGTAAATTGGGTGTTTTACGAAACGTTCGATAGCAACAACAATAGACTTGTCCATTTTGTTGCTGATAACACGACCTTGCTGGGTACGGATTTTGTCGCTCATTATGCGCCTGCCTTCTCAGTCAAAACAGTTTTCACACGTGCGATATCACGGCGTACAGCTTTCAGAGTATGAGTTTGCTGTAGTTGACCAGTTGCAGCTTGCATACGCAAGTTGAACTGTTCTTTCAACAAATTCAATAGCTCAGCATTAAGCTCTTCAACGCTCTTTTCGCGTAGATCTAGTGCTTTCATCACATCACCTGCTTAGTTACAAATGTAGTTTTGAATGGCAGTTTACGTGCCGCTAGACGGAACGCTTCACGAGCCAATTCTTCAGGTACACCATCAACTTCGTACATAACCTTACCAGGTTGGATTTGGGCTACCCAGTACTCAACGTTACCTTTACCCTTACCTTGACGAACTTCAAGTGGTTTTTCTGTGATAGGTTTGTCTGGGAAAACACGGATCCAGATTTGACCTTGACGCTTAATGTGACGTGTCATAGCACGACGTGCCGCTTCGATTTGACGAGCAGTTAGACGACCACGGCCTACAGCTTTCAAACCGAAAGTACCGAATGATACTTCAGTACCTTTAGCTAGACCACGGTTACGACCTGTATGAACCTTACGGAACTTAGTACGTTTAGGTTGTAGCATCTGTCGACTCCTTACTTACGGCCTTTGCGCTGCTTCTTAGGCTTTTCACTCTTAGGTTCAGCAACTGGCATACCGCCTAGAATCTCACCTTTGAAGATCCAAACTTTAACGCCAATCACACCGTATTGAGTGTGAGCAGAAGAAGTCGCGTAATCAATGTCAGCACGAAGAGTGTGTAGAGGCACACGGCCTTCACGGTACCACTCAGTACGTGCGATTTCAGCGCCGCCTAGACGACCACTTACTTCAACTTTGATACCTTTAGCGCCTAGACGCATTGCGTTTTGTACCGCGCGCTTCATAGCACGACGGAACATAACACGACGCTCTAGCTGAGACGCGATGCTATCAGCCACTAATTGACCGTCTAGCTCAGGTTTACGTACTTCAGCGATGTTGATTTGTGCTGGTACACCTGAAATTTTCGCTACAGCTGCGCGTAGCTTCTCAACGTCTTCACCTTTCTTACCGATAACAACACCTGGGCGAGCAGTGTGAATAGTCACACGGATGCTCTTCGCAGGACGTTCGATAACGATGCGTGATACTGACGCTTTTACCAATTCCTTGTTTAGGAATTGACGTACCTTGAAGTCGCCGTCTAGGTTGTCAGCGAATTCGTTGGTGTTAGCAAACCATGTAGCATTCCAAGGCTTAACGATGCCAAGACGAATACCATTAGGATGTACTTTCTGACCCATTGCTTACTCTCCTAGTCTCTTAGCGATCTGCGACAACCACAGTAATGTGGCTTGAACGCTTCAAGATACGATCCGCACGGCCTTTAGCACGAGGCATAATACGCTTCATGATAGGGCCCTCATCTACGAAGATTTTAGCGACACGTAGATCGTCAATGTCAGCACCTTCGTTGTGTTCCGCGTTAGCGATAGCTGACTCAAGAACTTTCTTCACTAGCTCAGCAGCTTTTTTGTTGCTGAAAGTTAGAACTTCTAGAGCTTGGTCTACGCTTTTACCACGGATAAGATCTGCTACTAAGCGAGCTTTCTGAGGAGAAATGCGAGCAAAGTTATGTTTAGCTAAAGCTTCCATCATCTACTCCTTATTTCTTCTTAGTTTTCTTATCCGCAGCATGACCGCGGTAAGTACGTGTAGGCGCGAATTCGCCCAGTTTGTGACCGATCATCTCGTCAGTTACGAAAACTGGCACGTGTTGACGACCATTATGGACAGCGATGGTCAAACCGATCATTGTAGGAATGATCATTGAACGACGGGACCAAGTCTTAATAGGCTTTTTGTCTCCGCTTTCCACCGCTTTCTCTACCTTCTTCAGCAAGTGTAGGTCAATAAATGGACCTTTCTTGAGAGAACGTGGCATGGCTTATCCTCTTTAATAGATTACTTATTACGACGACGTACGATGTACTTGTCAGTGCGTTTGTTCTTACGGGTCTTGAAGCCTTTAGTTGGCATGCCCCATGGAGATACAGGGTGACGACCACCAGAAGTACGACCTTCACCACCACCGTGTGGGTGGTCAACCGGGTTCATTACCACACCGCGAACGGTAGGACGAACACCGCGCCAGCGAGTTGCACCTGCTTTACCAAGCTCACGAAGCATGTGTTCGTGGTTGCCAACTTCACCGATAGTCGCACGACCTTCAGAAAGAACTTTGCGCATTTCGCCAGAACGTAGACGGATAGTTACGTATGCACCATCACGAGCAACGATTTGTGCGTATGCACCAGCAGAACGAGCTAGCTGTGCGCCTTTACCAGGTTTAAGCTCAACGTTGTGTACAGTTGAACCTACTGGGATGTTGCGCATAGGTAGTGCGTTACCCGCTTTGATTGCAGCGTCAGCACCAGACTGGATTTGATCTCCAGCTTTGATACCTTTAGGTGCAATGATGTAACGACGTTCGCCGTCTTTGTATAGTACTAGAGCAATGTTCGCACTACGGTTTGGATCGTATTCGATACGCTCAACTGTAGCTGGGATACCATCTTTAGTACGTTTGAAGTCAATCACACGGTAGTGTTGCTTATGACCGCCACCGATGTGACGAACAGTAATACGACCGTTGTTGTTACGACCACCGTTCTTAGAGTTTTTCTCTAGAAGTGGTGCGTAAGGCTTACCTTTATATAGGTCAGCGTTTACGATTTTAACAACGTGACGACGACCAGCCGAAGTCGGCTTACATTTAACAATAGCCATTTTTCAACTACTCCTGTTATTCCGCGCCGCCAACAAAGTCAAGATCTTGACCTTCTTTCAAAGTAACGTACGCTTTTTTAACGTCGCTGCGGCGACCTTGGCGTAGACCTTGACGTTTGGTCTTACCCTTAGTGATAAGAGTATTTACAGACTTAACTTCAACTTCAAATAGCTTTTCTACAGCTGCTTTGATCTCTTTTTTAGTCGCATCAATCGCTACTTTGAATACGATAGTGTTACCGTTTTCAGCAGCCATAGTTGCTTTTTCAGAGATGTGCGGAGCACGTAGAACTTTTAGTAGACGCTCTTGTTTGATCATCCTAGCATCTCCTCAACTTGCTTAACTGCAGCTGCAGTCATTACAACTTTGTCGAACGCGATTAGGCTTACTGGGTCGATACCAGAAGCGTCACGAACGTCAACTTTGTATAGGTTACGAGCAGCTAAGAATAGATTCTCGTCTACTTCACCAGTAACGATAAGTGCATCGTTAAGCTCAAGTTCTTTAAGCTTAGCTACTAGTTCTTTAGTTTTTGGTGCTTCTACTGAGAATTCTTCAACAACGATTAGACGCTCTTGACGAACTAGCTCAGAAAGAATTGCTTTCATAGCACCACGGTACATTTTTTTGTTTACTTTTTGGCTGTGATCTTGTGGTTTCGCAGCAAAAGTAACACCACCTGTACGCCAGATTGGGCTACGGATTGTACCAGCACGAGCACGGCCAGTACCTTTTTGACGCCATGGCTTAGCGCCACCGCCAGAAACTTCTGAACGTGTCTTTTGAGCACGAGTACCTTGACGAGCACCTGCTGCGTATGCAACAACTACTTGGTGTACAAGAGCTTCGTTGAACTCACGTCCGAAAGTAGTTTCGGAAACAGTTAGTGCGTTAGCACCTTTAACCATCAATTCCATTACTTACTCCTAGACGTTATGCTTTAGCTTTAACAGCTGGTTTCACGATCACGTTACCGCCAGTTGAGCCTGGTACTGCACCTTTGATAAGAAGCAGATTGCGCTCAGCGTCAACACGTACGATCTCTAGGTTTT
This genomic stretch from Vibrio nitrifigilis harbors:
- the rpsC gene encoding 30S ribosomal protein S3 is translated as MGQKVHPNGIRLGIVKPWNATWFANTNEFADNLDGDFKVRQFLNKELVKASVSRIVIERPAKSIRVTIHTARPGVVIGKKGEDVEKLRAAVAKISGVPAQINIAEVRKPELDGQLVADSIASQLERRVMFRRAMKRAVQNAMRLGAKGIKVEVSGRLGGAEIARTEWYREGRVPLHTLRADIDYATSSAHTQYGVIGVKVWIFKGEILGGMPVAEPKSEKPKKQRKGRK
- the rpsS gene encoding 30S ribosomal protein S19: MPRSLKKGPFIDLHLLKKVEKAVESGDKKPIKTWSRRSMIIPTMIGLTIAVHNGRQHVPVFVTDEMIGHKLGEFAPTRTYRGHAADKKTKKK
- the rplV gene encoding 50S ribosomal protein L22, with the translated sequence MEALAKHNFARISPQKARLVADLIRGKSVDQALEVLTFSNKKAAELVKKVLESAIANAEHNEGADIDDLRVAKIFVDEGPIMKRIMPRAKGRADRILKRSSHITVVVADR
- the rpmC gene encoding 50S ribosomal protein L29, producing the protein MKALDLREKSVEELNAELLNLLKEQFNLRMQAATGQLQQTHTLKAVRRDIARVKTVLTEKAGA
- the rplD gene encoding 50S ribosomal protein L4, coding for MELMVKGANALTVSETTFGREFNEALVHQVVVAYAAGARQGTRAQKTRSEVSGGGAKPWRQKGTGRARAGTIRSPIWRTGGVTFAAKPQDHSQKVNKKMYRGAMKAILSELVRQERLIVVEEFSVEAPKTKELVAKLKELELNDALIVTGEVDENLFLAARNLYKVDVRDASGIDPVSLIAFDKVVMTAAAVKQVEEMLG
- the rplW gene encoding 50S ribosomal protein L23; translated protein: MIKQERLLKVLRAPHISEKATMAAENGNTIVFKVAIDATKKEIKAAVEKLFEVEVKSVNTLITKGKTKRQGLRQGRRSDVKKAYVTLKEGQDLDFVGGAE
- the rplP gene encoding 50S ribosomal protein L16; this translates as MLQPKRTKFRKVHTGRNRGLAKGTEVSFGTFGLKAVGRGRLTARQIEAARRAMTRHIKRQGQIWIRVFPDKPITEKPLEVRQGKGKGNVEYWVAQIQPGKVMYEVDGVPEELAREAFRLAARKLPFKTTFVTKQVM
- the rpsH gene encoding 30S ribosomal protein S8, coding for MSMQDPISDMLTRIRNGQAANKVAVKMPSSKLKVAIAALLKAEGYIVDFAVNSEAKPELEVTLKYFQAKPVIEQIQRVSRPGLRVYKKKDELPSVMGGLGVAVVSTSKGLMSDRAARKAGLGGEIICYVA
- the rplE gene encoding 50S ribosomal protein L5 — protein: MAKLHDYYKSSVVADLTKQFSYTSVMQVPRIEKITLNMGVGEAINDKKLLENAAADMATISGQKPLITKARKSVAGFKIREGYPIGCKVTLRGERMWDFFERLISIALPRVRDFRGVSAKSFDGRGNYSMGVREQIIFPEIDYDKVDRVRGLDITITTTASTDEEGRALLAAFNFPFRK
- the rplN gene encoding 50S ribosomal protein L14, with the protein product MIQMQSMLDAADNSGARSVMCIKVLGGSHRRYAHVGDIIKVTVKEAIPRGKVKKGDVMKAVVVRTRKGVRRQDGSVIRFDRNACVLLNNNTEQPIGTRIFGPVTRELRNAKFMKIVSLAPEVL
- the rpsN gene encoding 30S ribosomal protein S14: MAKQSMKAREDKRAKLVAKYAEKRAALKATISDVNASEEERWAAVLKLQALPRDSSASRQRNRCNQTGRPHGYLRKFGLSRIKVREACMKGEIPGLRKASW
- the rplX gene encoding 50S ribosomal protein L24, whose protein sequence is MAAKIRRNDEVIVLAGKDKGKKGKVTKVLTTGKVIVEGINLVKKHQKPVPALGTQGGIVEQEAAIDASNVAIFNAATGKADRIGFRFEEGKKVRFFKSNGETIK
- the rplB gene encoding 50S ribosomal protein L2 — translated: MAIVKCKPTSAGRRHVVKIVNADLYKGKPYAPLLEKNSKNGGRNNNGRITVRHIGGGHKQHYRVIDFKRTKDGIPATVERIEYDPNRSANIALVLYKDGERRYIIAPKGIKAGDQIQSGADAAIKAGNALPMRNIPVGSTVHNVELKPGKGAQLARSAGAYAQIVARDGAYVTIRLRSGEMRKVLSEGRATIGEVGNHEHMLRELGKAGATRWRGVRPTVRGVVMNPVDHPHGGGEGRTSGGRHPVSPWGMPTKGFKTRKNKRTDKYIVRRRNK
- the rpsQ gene encoding 30S ribosomal protein S17; translated protein: MSDKIRTQQGRVISNKMDKSIVVAIERFVKHPIYGKFVKRTTKLHAHDENNECGQGDVVEIQECRPLSKTKSWTLVKVLEKAKI
- the rplF gene encoding 50S ribosomal protein L6 produces the protein MSRVAKAPVAIPAGVEVKLNGQEITVKGAKGELTRAFNNAVVIAQEENHLTFGPREGVANAWAQAGTARALVNNMVIGVTEGFSKKLVLKGVGYRAAVKGNAVALTLGFSHPVEHELPAGIKAECPTQTDIVISGCSKELVGQVASDIRSYREPEPYKGKGVRYADENVRTKEAKKK